The Homo sapiens chromosome 16, GRCh38.p14 Primary Assembly genome includes the window CGCCTGGAGCTGCTGCTGAAGTGGGTGCAGCGCCGCGTGTCAGCGTGGGTGGGGGCGGCTGGCAGGGCAGGCCCCACGTCAGCGTGCTGCCCCCACCCAGGTGTCTGGGCAAGCTGCAGCTCTTCCAACCCTCCTTTGAGATCTGCCCCTTCGAGTCGGAGCTGAACATGGACATTGCTGCGGCCCTGAAGGTGTGTTCCAAAGCCCAGTGGAGGCCGGCTGCTaagccctcccttccccttccctgcctTCCCGTCCCCTGCACCTCTGCACCACGGTCTCTTGCccacctcttcctcttccctgcaATCCACCATGCTGTCTTGGTGGTGTCTGTTGCAGAGAGGCAACCGTGAGTGGTACGACAGGATCCTGAATGACAAGAGTCCCCGAGAGCAGGTGCAGTTGTGGGGGACCCTGGCCATGAGGGGTACGGGCAGCCGAGAGGTGGGTACGAGCTAGGCTTCCTTGCAGCCAGGACCACAGCGCCTGCCTGGGCTGGTTGTGCTGGCTGACGCCGTCTATGATGACCTTCAGTTCTGCTACAGTGTGTACGCCAGCCTCTTCCACAGGTGGGCCTGGCCCCTCAGTGCTGTCCTGGGGCTGGGGTCGGAGCCAACAGGGCCTGCAGGTGGGGCGCAGGTGGATGAGGTGTGTCCCTTGCTCTGCAGCATCCTCAATGTGGACGTCTTCACCCTGACCTTCCGGCAGCTGGAGCGTCTGGTGAGGAGGGTCCCTGACCCCGGGTGCCTGCCAGGCATGGGGAAGTGGGCAGATGCCCTTGGCTAGGACGGTCCTGGGATTCCTTGCTGCTGGAGGCCTGATCCTGCTGTCCCGGACAGGTGGCTGAGGAGGCGTGGGTGCTGACGGAGGAGCTGAGCCCCAAGATGACCCTGGAGGTGGCCTCGGGGCTCTTTGAGCTCTACCTGACCCTGGCTGACCTCCAGCGCTTCTGGGATAGCATCCCTGGCCGGTGGGTGCCCCGTCCCTATCTCTTGCAGACAGACTTTGGGACCAGGGCCCCAGGACCTGTGAGGGGGACGGTCCTGGAGCTGTGAGCCTGGAACGTGCTGGTTAAGGTGTCTGAGTCAGGGCCGAGCCCTCACAACCCTCCCACCACAGGGACAGCCGCTCTCTGGCCCTGGCTGGCATCCACGCCCCCTTCCTGCCTGCTGTGAAGCTCTGGTTCCAAGTGCTGAGGGACCAGGCCAAGTGGAGGCTTCAGGGAGCCGTGGACATGGACACGGTGACAGCTGCCCTGGCCTGAGGACACTGGGGCtggtccaggcccccagcctcccccgcctccccagcaaccccagcctccccagcaaCCCCCAGCCTCCTccgcctccccagcctccccctcAACCCCAGCCTCCCCGGCCTCCTCCgcaaccccagcctccccagcaaccccagcctccccagcaaCCCCAGCCTCCTCAGCAACCCCAGCCTCCCCCGCAACCCCAGCCTCCTCAGCAACCCCAGCCTCCCCCACAACCCCAGCCTCCCCGGCCTCCTCCGCAACCCCAGCCTCCCCCACAACCCccgcctcccccacctccccagcctcccctgcctccccagcaaacccagcctcccctgcctccctagCTGGAGCCCGTGGACGCCTCCTCCAGGCACAGCAGCTCCGCAGCCACTGCTGGTCTCTGCCTCAGCCACATCCAGGAGTTGTGGGTGCGCCTGGCGTGGCCTGACCCTGCCCAGGCTCAGGGGCTGGGCACCCAGCTTGGCCAGGTGTGTGGGTGGGCCCTGGGGGTGAGGGGAACGGGTGGGAGAGGagatggggcaggggagggctcCATGGCTCCCCACCGCCATCCCCTCCTCAGGACGTGTGTGAGGCCACCCTCTTCTATACGGAGCTGCTTCGGAAGAAGGTGGACACTCAGCCAGGGGCGGCCGGTGAAGCAGTGAGCGAGGCGGTGAGTGACCAGCTGGGGAGGGGAGCCGGCAGGAGGTGGGGGGCCATCACCAGGCCCCGGACCCATCGTTGCCTGGCCACACCTCCTCCAGCTCTGCGTGGTCCTCAACAATGTGGAGCTCGTGCGCAAGGCTGCTGGGCAGGCCTTGAAGGGCCTGGCATGGCCAGAGGGGGCCACGGGGCCCGAGGGGGTGCTCCCCCGCCCTCTGCTCAGCTGCACACAGGCCCTGGACGATGATCTGCAACGGGAGGCCCACACGGTGACAGCGCACCTGACCTCTAAGGTGGGTGGGGCCTGGAGACCAAGGCGTGGAGGCAGTCCCTGGTGCCCCCTGCCCGTGCTGAGCACTGCTCCTGCCCTCAGATGGTGGGCGACATCCGCAAGTATGTACAGCACATCAGTCTCTCGCCTGACTCCATCCAGAACGATGAGGTGAGTGCCGGGGCGAGGGGCCGTGGAGGACTGTGTGTACTGGGGGTAGGGCAGAGGTGCGGGGTAAGCCTGGCCTGACCACCCCTGCCCGCAGGCCGTGGCCCCGCTCATGAAGTACCTGGATGAGAAGCTGGCCCTGCTGAACGCCTCGCTGGTGAAGGGGAACCTGAGCAGGTGCGGGCGGGTGGGGTGGGATGGGCTGGGCTGGCCCGTGGTCACTGAGGCCGCCCTGCAGGGTGCCGGAGGCCCTGTGGGAGCTACTCCTCCAGGCCATTCTGCAGGTGGGGCCAGCGGGGCAGGTGGGGCTGGCCCGTGGTCACTGATGCTGCCCTGCAGGGTGCTGGAGGCCCTGTGGGAGCTACTCCTCCAGGCCATTCTGCAGGCGCTGGGTGCAAACCGTGACGTCTCTGCTGATTTCTACAGCCGCTTCCATTTCACGCTGGAGGTAGAGCTCTGTGAAGGAGTCCTCCCCGCCGGCCCCCGCCTCAGGGCTGCTCTGATCCCTCCCTTTGTCCCCACTGGCCTGCCTGGTCTCCTGTGGCTGGAGAGCAGCCACTCCAGGGCTGTCCACAGCGCCTCCTCCCGTTAATGCCGAGGTGTGGCCTCTGGTGATGGCCTTTCCCCACGCTTCCTGGGAGCTTCCGATGCCCGCCAGGGTGTGAGAAAGGGCTCTGCCCTTGGCTGCTGAGCCCCCAGTGCTGCCTGGGCCCCTTTGTGCTGGGGGTCTCTACCTGTCCCCAGCACAAGCCAGGCTCCCTGACACCTCTGCCTTCTTtccctgccccaggccctggTCAGTTTTTTCCACGCAGAGGGTCAGGGTTTGCCCCTGGAGAGCCTGAGGGATGGAAGCTACAAGGTGAGGTGGGACCCTCTGTGGGGCGGGGGTGTGGATGAGGGGACTGAGTTCAAACTGCAGCCCCACACGGGCTGTGTCCTTGAGCATGAGGTGGCCCCACGGGCAGTCAGGTCTCCAAGTGCCAGCGCTGACCACCAGCACCCAGGGGCCCCTCCTGATGCGCTTCCCCCTgcagaggctgaaggaggagctGCGGCTGCACAAATGTTCCACCCGCGAGTGCATCGAGCAGTTCTACCTGGACAAGCTCAAACAGGTAGGGAGGCGCCAGGGACAGGGTGCTGCCTCCGAGGCTCCCAGAGCCCAGCTGCGCTCACCCGCCTTTCCGCAGAGGACCCTGGAGCAGAACCGGTTTGGACGCCTGAGCGTCCGTTGCCATTACGAGGCGGCTGAGCAGCGGCTGGCCGTGGAGGTGCTGCACGCCGCGGACCTGCTCCCCCTGGACGCCAACGGTGAGTTGCAGCGGGGACGGGTCGGGTGGTggtgggatgggggcaggggggCTCACGACTGTGCTCCTGCAGGCTTAAGTGACCCCTTTGTGATCGTGGAGCTGGGCCCACCGCATCTCTTTCCACTGGTCCGCAGCCAGAGGACCCAGGTGAAGACCCGGACGCTGCACCCTGTATACGACGAACTCTTCTACTTGTGAGTGTCCtaagccccagccccagccccaggctccaggctgccGGAGCGAGACTCCCGACTGGCCTCTGTCCGCAGTTCCGTGCCTGCCGAGGCGTGCCGCCGCCGCGCGGCCTGTGTGTTGTTCACCGTCATGGACCACGACTGGCTGTCCACCAACGACTTCGCTGGGGAGGCGGCCCTCGGCCTAGGTGGCGTCACTGGTGTCGCCCGGCCCCAGGTGGGCGGGGGTGCAAGGGCTGGGCAGCCTGTCACCCTGCACCTGTGCCGGCCCAGAGCCCAGGGTGAGTGAGCATCTGGGTGGAGGCAGGGGCAGCGGGCCTGACCCCGGCCCCCACACACCTGCCCGCGCTGCTTGCAGTGAGATCTGCGCTGAGGAGGCTGGAAGGCCGCACCAGCAAGGAGGCGCAGGAGTTCGTGAAGAAACTCAAGGAGCTGGAGAAGTGCATGGAGGCGGACCCCTGAGTCCATCAGCTGCCAGCCCCGGCCCTGGCCCCCACCCCAAGTTCCCTGAAGCATCCTCCAGCTCACTGTGGCCAGCTTTGTGCAACCAGGGCCCACGGCGCCCCTCCTGTGCTGTGACGTGTGTGTCGTGGCTGGCCCCGCGGCGCCTACCGCCCTGGCCGTGTCTGTCTGGTGTGTGCTGTGAACCCCTGCACCCAACCCCACATCTGGGTGGCCAACTTGGCAGGACTTGGCCAGCAGCTGCCCAGGACACAGTGCAGGCCAGAGCGGGCTTGACCACCTGGTGGGCCTCCCTGCCCGCTTCCTTGGGCTCCCCGGCCCTGGGTGGGCGGTGGGCAGCTGGTCTCCAGGGACTCAGTGAGTGGCTGTGCTCTCTGCACAACGGGCAATGTGCAGACGCATTTTTGGTAATCACAGCTGGGGAGTGAAAAGGGTGCCACTGGCACCACTGGGTGGATGGTCCAGAGCCTCCACCCACAGAGGGGATGCAAAGGGCAGGTGAGTCAAGAACCGCATAGGTCTCCAGTCCCCACGGGGCTCCCAGGCCGGGGAAAGGTTCCCCTGAGGTCACTCTGAGGCCAGGGACGTCACCCAAGGCTGGTGGTCAGTGTGAAGGGCTCCGTGCCAACTGGTCAGCTGTCCTTCACGCACATATCCGTGGCCACCTGAGACCTGCTCCACGACCCTTCCAGGCAGAGCCGAGAGTTCGCCCCAACCCTTCCCCAGGCCCAGTGTGAAAAACAGACTCACAAGGGGCTTCTTGGCCTGCAGCTTCATTTGCGAGAGCGCCGAGGCAGGACACAGAGCACAGCTGTGCTGGAAGTGTGGGGAGAACCCGGACAGCTCAGTCCTGCCAGCAGCCGCAAAGAGCCGAGGCTGCCAGGCCCATTTATGTCCCTCATGTCTCTAGATTTTCTCGTCACCCAGCCTCAAAAATATATGTGTCTGCAACCCTCAGTCTCTCTGCCGTTTCTTGATTCCTTTCCAAACCTCAGCCGGGGCCCTGGCCTCAGCCCCCCGTCCCTGCGTCTGCTCCTCTTCACAGCAGCTGCTGCTGGCTCCTCCGCGCTCGGCGCCAGGCCCTGGGTCCTCAGACGCATCACTGTCATCAGTGTCCGAGGGCAGcctgggagaggagggggagcaCGTTCCCAAATGACGTCCTCCCTGGCTAGCTGGAGTCAACGTCATCCACAAAAAGCCCCCAGCCGAGGACAgattcctcttcctccctgtgCTCTCCACACCCAAACCTCTCCAGTGGGACATGCACTGCAGGTTTTCTAGTCAGAAGACCATCGGGGTGTTGTTTACAACACCACCCCCAGGCAGCAGGAAGGGCTCAGGCCAGAGGTAGAAGAGAGCCCTGGGTCTGAGTGATCATGAAATTAAGCCCAAGGACCTACCGGGTGCTGGCCACAGGCCTGTTGGGGTTTCCAAACTCTCTCCCTGAATCCACATCGAAGGGATCTGAGCCGAGAGAGGAAAGTGGCCTCTAAGTGAGCTCAGAGCAGGACCAGGCCTCCCACCCCCCAGGCTTTGGAGGGCCTTGGTTCCCACCCCGCCAAGGCTCACCGATCTCCTCCTCCTGGGGGCTCTCCTTGGCATTGGCCAAGAACTCCTGCTCCGCCTGCAGCACCTCCTCCGGGCTGCCGCAGG containing:
- the BAIAP3 gene encoding BAI1-associated protein 3 isoform X1; the protein is MRPRGAAFAAGPPGDLHLGTAIGFAGAIWRSRSPAMSTLLDIKSSVLRQVQVCPSFRRRTEQDPGSASADPQEPATGAWKPGDGVEFFAHMRLMLKKGEGRQGLPCLEAWGSPCRQSPHPGPHTQVPLRSGSPAPPEPVDPSLGLRALAPEEVEMLYEEALYTVLYRAGTMGPDQVDDEEALLSYLQQVFGTSLEEHTEAIERVRKAKAPTYALKVSVMRAKNLLAKDPNGFSDPYCMLGILPASDATREPRAQKEQRFGFRKGSKRGGPLPAKCIQVTEVKSSTLNPVWKEHFLFEIEDVSTDQLHLDIWDHDDDVSLVEACRKLNEVIGLKGMGRYFKQIVKSARANGTAGPTEDHTDDFLGCLNIPVREVPVAGVDRWFKLEPRSSASRVQGHCHLVLKLITTQRDTAMSQRGRSGFLSHLLLLSHLLRLEHSAEEPNSSSWRGELSTPAATILCLHGAQSNLSPLQLAVLHWQVSSRHHQTCTLDYSYLLGLLEDMQAHWEEAPSLPQEQEESLADSLSAFSEFGLQLLRQLRDYFPATNSTAVHRLELLLKCLGKLQLFQPSFEICPFESELNMDIAAALKRGNREWYDRILNDKSPREQPGPQRLPGLVVLADAVYDDLQFCYSVYASLFHSILNVDVFTLTFRQLERLVAEEAWVLTEELSPKMTLEVASGLFELYLTLADLQRFWDSIPGRDSRSLALAGIHAPFLPAVKLWFQVLRDQAKWRLQGAVDMDTLEPVDASSRHSSSAATAGLCLSHIQELWVRLAWPDPAQAQGLGTQLGQDVCEATLFYTELLRKKVDTQPGAAGEAVSEALCVVLNNVELVRKAAGQALKGLAWPEGATGPEGVLPRPLLSCTQALDDDLQREAHTVTAHLTSKMVGDIRKYVQHISLSPDSIQNDEAVAPLMKYLDEKLALLNASLVKGNLSRVLEALWELLLQAILQALGANRDVSADFYSRFHFTLEALVSFFHAEGQGLPLESLRDGSYKRLKEELRLHKCSTRECIEQFYLDKLKQRTLEQNRFGRLSVRCHYEAAEQRLAVEVLHAADLLPLDANGLSDPFVIVELGPPHLFPLVRSQRTQVKTRTLHPVYDELFYFSVPAEACRRRAACVLFTVMDHDWLSTNDFAGEAALGLGGVTGVARPQVGGGARAGQPVTLHLCRPRAQVRSALRRLEGRTSKEAQEFVKKLKELEKCMEADP
- the BAIAP3 gene encoding BAI1-associated protein 3 isoform X3 encodes the protein MRPRGAAFAAGPPGDLHLGTAIGFAGAIWRSRSPAMSTLLDIKSSVLRQVQVCPSFRRRTEQDPGSASADPQEPATGAWKPGDGVEFFAHMRLMLKKGEGRQGLPCLEAWGSPCRQSPHPGPHTQVPLRSGSPAPPEPVDPSLGLRALAPEEVEMLYEEALYTVLYRAGTMGPDQVDDEEALLSYLQQVFGTSLEEHTEAIERVRKAKAPTYALKVSVMRAKNLLAKDPNGFSDPYCMLGILPASDATREPRAQKEQRFGFRKGSKRGGPLPAKCIQVTEVKSSTLNPVWKEHFLFEIEDVSTDQLHLDIWDHDDDVSLVEACRKLNEVIGLKGMGRYFKQIVKSARANGTAGPTEDHTDDFLGCLNIPVREVPVAGVDRWFKLEPRSSASRVQGHCHLVLKLITTQRDTAMSQRGRSGFLSHLLLLSHLLRLEHSAEEPNSSSWRGELSTPAATILCLHGAQSNLSPLQLAVLHWQVSSRHHQTCTLDYSYLLGLLEDMQAHWEEAPSLPQEQEESLADSLSAFSEFGLQLLRQLRDYFPATNSTAVHRLELLLKCLGKLQLFQPSFEICPFESELNMDIAAALKRGNREWYDRILNDKSPREQPGPQRLPGLVVLADAVYDDLQFCYSVYASLFHSILNVDVFTLTFRQLERLVAEEAWVLTEELSPKMTLEVASGLFELYLTLADLQRFWDSIPGRDSRSLALAGIHAPFLPAVKLWFQVLRDQAKWRLQGAVDMDTLEPVDASSRHSSSAATAGLCLSHIQELWVRLAWPDPAQAQGLGTQLGQDVCEATLFYTELLRKKVDTQPGAAGEAVSEALCVVLNNVELVRKAAGQALKGLAWPEGATGPEGVLPRPLLSCTQALDDDLQREAHTVTAHLTSKMVGDIRKYVQHISLSPDSIQNDEAVAPLMKYLDEKLALLNASLVKGNLSRVLEALWELLLQAILQALGANRDVSADFYSRFHFTLEALVSFFHAEGQGLPLESLRDGSYKRLKEELRLHKCSTRECIEQFYLDKLKQRTLEQNRFGRLSVRCHYEAAEQRLAVEVLHAADLLPLDANGLSDPFVIVELGPPHLFPLVRSQRTQVKTRTLHPVYDELFYFSVPAEACRRRAACVLFTVMDHDWLSTNDFAGEAALGLGGVTGVARPQ